A portion of the Leisingera sp. NJS204 genome contains these proteins:
- the mobC gene encoding plasmid mobilization relaxosome protein MobC has translation MSQKSELVSARVSPDSKARFGAIAAEHGLSPSEFLRQLVETVSGDAEVPSSKPSQARREGKLTVRIEASVRAKIEREAKDQGVPPSTWAARILTARTLSAPQPVQGERRHIRWGFRQLRGAATNLNQIAAAMNRGVFTGSNYAPTRNELHELRNSVVSLRELLRQYAAGRLKFQLGGDLTDE, from the coding sequence ATGTCTCAGAAGTCCGAACTTGTCAGCGCCCGTGTTTCACCCGACAGCAAAGCCCGCTTCGGGGCGATTGCTGCCGAGCACGGCTTGTCACCTTCTGAGTTTCTTCGACAATTGGTTGAGACAGTTTCCGGAGACGCTGAGGTTCCCAGCAGTAAGCCGAGCCAGGCGCGCAGGGAGGGTAAGCTGACCGTCCGGATTGAAGCGAGTGTTCGTGCGAAGATCGAGCGAGAGGCCAAGGATCAGGGGGTTCCTCCTTCAACCTGGGCAGCTCGAATTTTGACAGCCCGTACTCTGTCTGCGCCTCAGCCTGTGCAGGGTGAACGACGACATATCCGCTGGGGGTTTCGGCAGCTTCGCGGTGCTGCAACGAACCTGAACCAGATTGCAGCGGCCATGAACCGAGGCGTTTTCACCGGCAGCAACTATGCACCGACGCGGAATGAGTTGCATGAACTGCGTAACTCAGTCGTGAGCCTGCGGGAACTGTTGAGGCAATATGCTGCTGGCCGTTTGAAATTTCAGTTAGGGGGTGATCTGACCGATGAGTGA
- a CDS encoding LPD7 domain-containing protein translates to MAETQNQVNQGYELSYALSDEKARYSTAAEAGRAFAEATGELAPMVVEASDKGARTLASSRRNGDEHAKLAPPLEMVKSDNGSETDLQFWKAYHDRIAEKDIAAQGPAREGTGQKSQAETPDLFDDTPVTLKEPQEPQPAKEQSREGSEPGKEAPPVMTPVLDNAPEGTAEPAAPQPEKTDNERFAMPKSFEERFILTREANRQELFRSYDDKRPVISDRGDSLHTKNADRSTAMDMIELAAHRGWASMKVKGPEEFRREMWIEGTAQGIEVKGYRPNDKDRAETERRAELIGERVIERTDNGKASPSRQSDAAAQAESQAKGPSNVIQMIDYKKGLEGKVTDTGTAPYRDREGASATPYVALELADGRSHKLWGVGLPDMLDKHQLKVGDKATIYDDGQKSVTVTERDPKTGEERQKNTFRREWGARDVERSQDQARNRVEPVQKRDEPVIESAGSHEPKKEAANVARNPDAENGTKHQQEQHRHSDRLEERLNQKEAARDPQLRGAASTLALIEAEMRAAGVSDKDRATVREMASHELANGIRAGRQYDVQRIPNVSAKQQAAVKAISSKDVSKIIEQARVRGPASPDASSKHAGQSQEQPRERTQQQDRSRER, encoded by the coding sequence TGGCTGAGACACAGAACCAGGTTAATCAGGGCTATGAGCTGTCCTATGCCCTTTCCGACGAAAAGGCCCGCTATTCGACGGCCGCCGAAGCCGGGAGAGCTTTTGCGGAGGCTACTGGGGAGCTTGCTCCCATGGTGGTAGAGGCCAGCGATAAAGGCGCGCGCACCTTGGCGAGCAGTCGCCGCAACGGCGATGAACATGCCAAACTGGCTCCGCCCCTCGAAATGGTGAAATCCGACAATGGGAGCGAAACAGACCTGCAGTTCTGGAAAGCATATCACGACCGGATCGCGGAGAAGGACATAGCCGCCCAAGGCCCGGCACGGGAAGGTACTGGTCAAAAATCACAGGCTGAGACGCCGGATTTGTTTGACGATACCCCTGTTACCCTGAAAGAGCCTCAGGAACCGCAACCGGCCAAAGAGCAGAGCAGAGAAGGCAGCGAGCCGGGCAAAGAGGCTCCGCCTGTAATGACGCCGGTTCTCGACAATGCTCCTGAAGGAACCGCGGAACCAGCGGCACCGCAACCGGAAAAAACGGACAATGAACGCTTTGCGATGCCAAAGAGCTTCGAAGAGCGGTTCATCCTGACACGCGAGGCCAACCGGCAAGAGTTGTTCCGCTCATATGACGACAAACGGCCAGTGATTTCGGATCGCGGCGACAGCCTGCACACCAAGAACGCAGACCGCAGCACGGCCATGGATATGATCGAGCTGGCTGCGCATCGAGGCTGGGCGTCCATGAAGGTGAAAGGTCCGGAGGAGTTTCGCCGGGAAATGTGGATTGAGGGAACTGCGCAAGGCATCGAGGTCAAAGGCTACAGGCCAAATGACAAAGACCGGGCTGAAACCGAGCGCCGGGCTGAGCTGATCGGCGAACGCGTCATTGAACGCACTGACAACGGCAAGGCCTCACCTAGTCGTCAGTCCGATGCCGCCGCTCAGGCAGAATCCCAGGCAAAAGGCCCTTCGAACGTCATTCAGATGATCGACTACAAAAAGGGCTTGGAGGGGAAAGTCACAGACACTGGCACAGCACCTTACCGGGATCGAGAGGGCGCATCCGCCACCCCGTATGTGGCCCTGGAGCTGGCGGACGGCCGTTCTCACAAGCTCTGGGGGGTTGGCCTTCCTGATATGCTCGACAAGCACCAGCTCAAAGTCGGAGACAAAGCCACAATCTACGACGACGGGCAAAAGTCTGTCACGGTCACGGAACGCGACCCCAAGACCGGCGAGGAACGCCAGAAAAACACCTTCAGGCGGGAATGGGGTGCTCGTGATGTTGAACGCAGCCAGGATCAGGCCAGAAACCGCGTTGAACCCGTCCAGAAAAGAGACGAGCCGGTCATTGAAAGTGCCGGTTCACATGAACCCAAAAAAGAGGCTGCCAACGTGGCGAGAAATCCGGACGCGGAAAACGGAACCAAGCACCAGCAAGAGCAGCATCGGCATTCAGACCGCCTAGAGGAACGGCTGAACCAGAAAGAAGCGGCCCGCGATCCTCAACTGCGTGGTGCTGCAAGCACACTGGCATTGATCGAAGCTGAAATGCGGGCTGCTGGTGTATCAGACAAAGACCGGGCAACCGTCCGAGAAATGGCCTCCCACGAACTCGCAAACGGGATCCGCGCGGGCCGTCAGTACGATGTTCAGCGGATTCCGAATGTGAGTGCGAAACAGCAAGCCGCTGTAAAAGCTATCTCCTCGAAAGACGTATCAAAAATCATTGAACAAGCTCGGGTAAGGGGGCCGGCCAGCCCGGACGCATCTAGCAAACACGCAGGCCAGTCCCAGGAACAGCCGCGAGAAAGAACCCAGCAACAGGACCGCAGCCGGGAACGGTAA
- a CDS encoding relaxase/mobilization nuclease domain-containing protein: MSDFKTELGFQDCWAPPARSGAVKSPGSGSFSTGGKPSPKGSEKAEPAQVRQATTIGTADKARLARVVNKTPEVMVKVSKPAKVDKSGNTIVVNRRTEGVRVSAHIDYISRNGKLDIETNDGAILTGKAATAALYRDWMQRHDDDRANGDATDRTRITTSIVFSMPGSTNAAAVKDAVRALAQNEFGGRHDYAMALHTDTKHPHVHLTVRTVGNDGVKLNLRKADLQHLRDVFAEKLRHRGIEAESTPRHARGVTRKGERTPVYKMRQRGKTPYVDKAKQREVRRDLQENGGRMPSRPWDGAIVERRNRVMRTYSAAAVLLAESHDPEDRALGRAVSAFSGRLTDVTTERGAMALSAPVGRSEKFSGAGQKQPEGRGRVRELDKDEKRPEQSRGPSRER, from the coding sequence ATGAGTGATTTCAAGACGGAGCTTGGGTTTCAGGATTGCTGGGCGCCCCCTGCGCGCTCCGGTGCCGTGAAGTCGCCAGGGTCCGGGTCTTTTTCGACGGGCGGCAAACCCAGCCCGAAAGGCAGCGAAAAAGCTGAACCAGCACAAGTCCGGCAAGCCACTACAATCGGCACCGCCGATAAGGCCCGCCTTGCGCGTGTCGTCAACAAGACTCCGGAAGTCATGGTCAAGGTGTCAAAACCTGCGAAGGTGGACAAAAGCGGTAATACCATCGTTGTGAACCGTCGCACCGAGGGGGTCCGGGTTAGCGCGCATATCGACTACATCAGTAGGAACGGGAAGCTCGACATTGAAACCAATGACGGTGCGATCCTCACGGGGAAAGCTGCAACTGCTGCCTTGTATCGTGATTGGATGCAGCGCCACGACGATGATAGGGCCAACGGCGATGCAACCGACCGTACAAGGATCACGACCAGTATCGTCTTTTCGATGCCAGGAAGCACGAATGCGGCGGCTGTAAAGGACGCCGTAAGGGCATTGGCCCAAAATGAGTTCGGGGGACGCCATGACTATGCGATGGCTCTGCACACAGATACCAAACATCCGCATGTTCATTTGACGGTCCGGACCGTTGGCAACGACGGAGTGAAACTGAACCTTCGCAAAGCTGATCTGCAACACTTGCGGGATGTTTTCGCTGAGAAACTGCGGCACCGGGGTATCGAAGCCGAGTCTACGCCGCGCCATGCCCGCGGTGTTACCCGGAAGGGTGAGCGAACACCTGTCTACAAGATGCGCCAGCGAGGCAAGACGCCTTATGTGGACAAGGCTAAGCAGCGAGAGGTGCGGCGTGACCTTCAAGAGAATGGTGGCCGTATGCCAAGCCGTCCTTGGGACGGGGCCATCGTTGAGCGTCGGAACCGGGTCATGAGAACGTACAGCGCGGCGGCGGTCTTGCTAGCTGAATCGCACGATCCCGAGGACAGGGCGCTAGGGCGGGCCGTATCGGCGTTCTCAGGGCGATTGACGGACGTTACCACAGAACGGGGCGCTATGGCGCTCAGCGCGCCTGTGGGGCGATCAGAGAAGTTTTCTGGGGCCGGACAGAAACAGCCTGAAGGTCGAGGTCGCGTGAGAGAGCTAGACAAGGACGAAAAACGGCCCGAGCAGTCGCGCGGGCCGTCAAGAGAACGCTAG